GTGGTGGACTCCTCTAGGGTTCTAAGAGTAGAAGTAGCTGTGGAGGCCCAGGGAAAACATTTGCCTTAATGGACATCTGGAGAGATGTCCTGTGCAGAAGGGTAGCAAACAGTGTGGGTATCTTCTTGCCATCTTCTTCAGTGAACCATAAGAAGTGGCAGGGCCTGTGGTAGATGAGGCTGCATGACCCTGAGCTCAAGCTGAGCTACCTTCAAACCTCCACCACCAGGACACCTCTCAACCTCTACTACTGCCAGGTGGGGTTTGGCCCCGCCCAgtcctggcctctgcccccaggACTTACAGAGGTTTCCCCAGCCAATGTCACTCTGCTCAGGTGAgttctccccctccttctgagAACCTATGCACTCTGAATCCCTCCCTCTTCCACCCCGTTCCCTGCTGTGGTGAATTATGGTTCCCAGAGAGAATCTGGCCTCAACCCCTCtgtggaggagacagaggccagAGAATTTCTAAAAGGCACAGTGACTTGTATAGGTCAGTTGTCATCCCCAGTCCTGGGATGCTAGGGACCCCATGATTTCTTTGGAGCAAGTATCTGCAAGGACATAAGGAAAACCTCATCACAGACTCCCACCCTCACCCTAAGCCCATACCTGCTCTCTCTTCTGCCCTAACTCTGTGCCAGTCAGCATTGCCTCTGCAGGGCTTGTACTTGGGGAGATGCCATGATGCAGAAAAGCCTCAGAGTCCTCagatagggccacctgggtgtaTAGGGAGTGGCAAGGGAGGTAAAGGAGGCACTAGACCctccaggacccttccccaggcccAGCCACCCTCTCCCTTCCAACCTGTCTTCCTGCAGAGCACTGGGCCATGGCGCCTTGGGAGAAGTCTATTGAAGGACTGGTAATTGGCCTTCCTGGGGACCCCAACCCCCTGCAGGTGGCTGtcaaggggagaggggtggaacTCCTGGCTCAGGGTAGAGCAGGGCTCCATGGGGGGAGGAACAGTTGCTAGAGCTAGGATCAACTGGCCTCCTGAAATGTCTGGGGGAGCTCAGGAGCCCTTTTCCTCCCCAGACCCTGCCAGAACTCTGCTCTAGTCAGGATGAGCTGGATTTCTCACCGCATCAGGTGCACCTGggcccaggggcaggggtggaagGTGGGCACTGAACTGCCTGCTGGGACAGCTTCTCTTCACCCTGGAGCTGAGAGGTAGCAGTTCTAGGGATACAGAGCCTGTCTCCACTTTtgtggagcctagagcctggtttCCTTCCCTGTCAGTGACTGGGGTATGTGCACCTCCCACACAGCACATTCAACCATCAGAACATTGTGCGCTGAGTGGGGCTCAGACTCTGGACTGCCCCTCGCCTAATTCTGCTGGAGTTGAGGTCTAGAGGGGACATAACAGTTTCCTGAGGAACAACCGGCCACACTTGGTAAGACCCTTCTCCCAGCCCTCTTGGCCCATCTAAAGACCCTGTCCATGTGTCCCAAAACAAGCATGGACTAACACACCCTCTGCGCTACCCAGGGTCAGCCATCACCTCTGGCCATGTGGGACCTGCTCCAGCTGGCTCAGGACATAACCCAGGGCTGCCACTACCTGAAGGAAAATCCACAGGTTGGGAGTGATCCTGGctcagagcaggtgggggagCAGCCCAATCTCTAATCCCTAAGGAATAGCTTTTCCACATAACTTTTATAGAAATAGTTCAGGGTCAGAGCTTCTGAGTtctggcagtgatttttttttgcctgcaGGGACATTGATGCCAGGAACTGCCTGCTGGGCTGCACTGGACTCAGCCCAGTGGTTGGTACTGGGGACTTCAGGATGGCAAAATATGATATTACAGGTGTGGGGTCTGGGGACGTGGGGAAAGCTGCTGCTGCTCCAAGAGATTTACCAGCACTCTGGTGGCATTTGAGCAGTGtctcactcccctcctccctcctgtagAACCAGTTAttaggagtgggggggggggcggtaggcTCTGCTGCCAGTCAAGTAGATGCCTGAAGAGGCCTTTCTGGAGGGCATTCATTTTCACATCCAAGACAGACTCCTGGTGATAACatgcctgcccccttccctggccTTGGGCCACCTTacatgagggaaaggggaggcTGTGTCTAATGGGCTTCATTGAacttcccccactcatgatgCAGGTCTTTCGGGGTCCTGTTCTGGGAAATCTTCTTATTAGGCTACATGCCCTACCCTGGGTGCACCAACCAGGACATACTGTACTTTGTCACTGGAGGGGGACAGATGGGCCCTCCCAGGGGCTGCCCAGGGCCTGTGTGAGTATGGAGTGTTGTCCAGGGACGGAGGTCCTTCACAGCCATGGGTGGGCACAAAATCCTACCTTTCTCCCAGGTACTGTACCATGACACGGTGTTGGCTGCACCAACCTCAGCTGTGCCCCTGTTTTGCCAGCATCTTGGAGCATCTTCAGTACTGCATTCAGGTGTGCCCCCTCACCTGCCTTGACCATCTTGATCTTGAGGGTCAGGAAGGAAGCCATAAAACAAAGCTGCTCCCCTGCCCTTCTATTACAGGACCCGGATGTGCTGAATTTATTCCTGCCAATGGAGCTCCTGCCCACTCTGGATGAGGAAAAGGCTTCTGGGCTGGGGAGCAAGTCTTTGGAGGGCCTAAGATTCCCCACGGGCCCAGGAACTGAATCTGGAGAGCTTAAAGAGCTGAATAGGGAGCCTCCTTGGCCCCTGACTGCCCTCGAGTCCCAAGACCCCAAATCCAGGGACCTCCAACCTCAGAACCTTTGGAATCCCCCCTATGGCTCTTGGGCCCCAAGGGGCCCGGAAGGTGAGGACTCACTTGGGGCCCGGAAGGTGAGGACTCAGGCAGTGCCTGTAGCAATGGTTCCTCCCTGCACTCTTCCTCAGGCTTCTAGGTAGCTTGTTATTCCAGTAGCCTCTGTCCCCTGCAGTCTGTACTGCGTGTCTGGGCCTGTCTCAGAACTGGCCAGGCACCAGTGGACTCCCCATCCTGGAAACCAGcccaggcttcctggagaagagCTTGGACACTCCCAGCCTTTGATCTTTGGGACCAGAGGTTGAAATCGCCTCcctcaggaagccttctctggattacccttccctcccccacccataaGTGTCTTTCATCTGGGCAGCCCTCAACCCTACAAATGCCTCTAATAAAGAGCTCTTCTCATACCCTCCAGTGATCTGCCTAGACATGAAGGATGCTAGGGAAGTAAGAAAGGgaccagaggagggaggggatgagGCCTGAGTCACCAAAGCTGGTGTCTTTGAGTTTTATTGGCAAAGGCTGTCCATTGTAGTGTGGGAGGTTAGACCAATAGATCTAGTGtttgtgaaataaaattcattatcTGGCCTCTCTAGAGAGATATGCAGCCCCCTCAAGAGAGCTGGGCTGAGGAAGGAGGCCATTGTCCCAGCCAGCCTCCCTACCCCCCCTCCCTGGGTTAATTAGTGCCATCGGTTCTGGGAACTCTGGGGCTTGTATGGGAGACAGCCCCCTGCTCGTGCAGTGTGTCCCATGGTGGTTGGCACTTGGCCTTCAGAACCGTGTGAACCTCCCGGCACCACAGGGTTTCAGTCTCTGGCTGCATGCATGGTGTGGACACGGCCGCAGGTCCATCTGTCAGAACCAGGGCCCAGCCTCATCTCTCAGCCAGGCTGGCCAGGATGCTAATGAGATTGTCCAGCCCCAGCAAATAGCCGTCCTCGCGGTTGCCCTCCTCCCAGGGCCGCCGGTGGTCCAGGGTCTGGCCGTCGGGGAGGGGCGTGGTCTTGCCGAAGTCAATGAGCCACACACCGGCGCGATGGCAGTGATCGTGCACGAAGAGCAGCGAACTGCCGATCACCTGTCGAGCCCCACATGGTCAGGCCACGCCCCTTTCCTGGAGAAGCCCCCCATCCTAATCCTGCTGTAGCCCTCGCAGACCACAACTCCCGCACCTGAGCCTACACCCCTCTTACCTCGTGCCTCCTAAAGAACTCAGAGACCTCCAGGGTGTCCCGGATCTGCTGCAGGCGGTTCAGATACCTCCTCTGGAGAGAACAGGGTAGGAGAGGAAGGCAAATTAATTAAACACTAATTGAGCCTCTGCTAATATTAGGGGCCACGAAGCATACTTGGCATGGCAAATACCGTGGTGAGGAAGACACAGGCCCCCAGGTGGGATAAATGCTacgattgggggggggggtgcggatcACAGGCGAGGGAGTTAAACCGGATGACCTAGGGGCAACCCTCGTTTTCAGGTTTCCCCACCACCCCAGGGTTCTAGGATCCGGCGCTCACCAGCACTTCCGCATCCCCTTGCACAAACTCCTGGAAGACACGAATCACCTGCTCCCGGCTTCGCGTCGTCTTGAAGTCGGTGCTGCAGGAGCCATCAGCTTTCTGAAGGAGATGGGACAGGAAGGGTCAGGGTCCCCGTGTCTCTCCTCAGCTCAAGGGGAGAGGATCAGACTAGAGCAGCAATACCTCCCAGGACATTAGTTGCAGGGACCGCAGAAAGGCCGCCAGAGGGTGCCTCGTGGTGGGGGTCAACAACAGGGCAGATACCGCACGGCGGGGTTAGGGctgagggagggacagggctCTGCAAAGCGAAGCGGGACTGGCCCACCTTGATGCCTTCGATGCGGAAGCCCAGTGTGGTGCTGGAACTGATGCCTTCTCGCCACTGCATGTAGCGTGGCTTGGTGACCGCGCGCTGCGCGTGCTCCTCCTCGGTAGGAGCCGCAGGGTCTACCGCCAGCATCTTCTTGTACATGTCCTTCCGCAGCTTAGGCCGCTCGCGGGCTTTGGTCAGCTCCTCTTCCAGGTAAGTCCTGCGGAGGCGCGGGCAGCGGCGGGGCGTAAGAGGGCGCACACCTGGACCCGGTCCAGGGCGGCTTTGGGCACCCGGGAGAGCGCTCATCCCCTCCCTGTGTGCGCGCCCAGCCAGGCATGACACGTGTACCTGACGCCCATCTTGCAGTCAAGTACGCAGGGCCCATCGAAGCCGTCGAGCAGGTCCTGTAACTGCAAGTAGCTCTCGCCGTCGCGCTCCACCACGCCGTGGAAGGCGGGCACGCAGCCGCGCAGCGCGTCCGCCATGAGCCGCGCCAGGCAGTAGCGCTCCGGCTCGGAGCTGCGCTTCAGTATCAGCCCGCTCGTGCCAGCCGCCTTGAAACTCCCTGCAGACTGGCACCAGTTAGCGCTGCCTGGTCCCTTCCTACTCCAGACACCCACCCACCTCACCGGCGCCTGCCCTGTGCTCACCCGTGTGCCCAGCCAGCTGCACCCAGGCATAGCGCCTCTTGAAAGGGCTCATGACGGGCAGATTCACCATGGTCCGGATCTTCTGCCAGTGGCTTTTCTGAAAGCGACACGGTCCAGCGTGCACGTTGGCGTCTCAGCAGTGCTTAAGCCCTCCCTCCTTTGGAATAGGGTCTCCTGCCCCAACCCACCGCAAGTAGCTAGGGCCCCAcgattcactcactcactcactcactcactcaaggAAAGTTTATTGTGAGCCTATGTGGAGGACACTGAGATGGGCACAGGGTGATGGCAGATATCCAGCTTATGGACTGTACTGAAAACAGCCTTGAATTTAATACCAAAGGGCTCAGGTTTGCACCCCACTCCTGCTGCTCTGAGCTGTGTGAGCAGGTTACTAAAGTGCTCTGTCAAGGATTTAGAACTTTCCTGAGCTTGAACATCACCTGATGCTCACCCCGGTTAAAAAATGCAGACGCTCAGGTCTGCCCCAGGGGGAAATTCTAAGTAGGTCTGGGTGGAGccaaaaatttgcatttctaacattGCCTCAGGAGATTCTGGGGCCTGAGAAACAGGCCTCTGagtgtcagtttcttcatctgtaaaatggggaaataatcACTCTCCCTGGGTTGTTATGAGTAGTAAATGAGGCTTGAGTGTAACAGGCTCCATCCTCCCCAGCCCCATTCCTTGGCATGAAGCAGAAACTGGACAAATTTGGATTCTTGTTTCGTTCACTTTGGACCATTGGTTACTCTCATTTAGGGAGACAAACATGGAAACAAACTTTTGCAAAGGCCCAGGACAGAGAGGCTAGCCTGGCAGGGCCTGGGAAAAGAATGGCTTAGGGCTCCCTGAGACCCTCTTG
The sequence above is a segment of the Panthera leo isolate Ple1 chromosome B3, P.leo_Ple1_pat1.1, whole genome shotgun sequence genome. Coding sequences within it:
- the ITPKA gene encoding inositol-trisphosphate 3-kinase A, translated to MTLPGGPTSMARPGGAGPCSPGLERAPRRSVGELRLLFEARCAAVAAAAAAGEPRARGAKRRGGQVPNGLPRAPPAPVIPQLTVTAEEPDVPPTSPGPPEPEGGWLPAVGSSHLQQPRRLSTSSLSSTGSSSLPEDSEDDLLSDSESRSRGNVQLEASEDVGQKSHWQKIRTMVNLPVMSPFKRRYAWVQLAGHTGSFKAAGTSGLILKRSSEPERYCLARLMADALRGCVPAFHGVVERDGESYLQLQDLLDGFDGPCVLDCKMGVRTYLEEELTKARERPKLRKDMYKKMLAVDPAAPTEEEHAQRAVTKPRYMQWREGISSSTTLGFRIEGIKKADGSCSTDFKTTRSREQVIRVFQEFVQGDAEVLRRYLNRLQQIRDTLEVSEFFRRHEVIGSSLLFVHDHCHRAGVWLIDFGKTTPLPDGQTLDHRRPWEEGNREDGYLLGLDNLISILASLAER